GAACACCTGCTCGCGGTCGTAGCGATGTCTGACGCGGGGGTGGGACCCGCCCGACGTCGCAGACGTCGGACGGGTCCCTCGGGTTGTGATCGTCACCGCAGTGCTCAGCCCTTTGCGATGACGGCGTTGACGGCTTTCTCTGCCGCTGCCAACGCGTCAGACACCGTCGCCTCGCCCGCGAGCGCCTTCTCGATCTGCTGCGCGAACGCGAGCGAGATCTGGGGATAGAGGGGCGTGTTGGGCCGGGCGTGAGCGACAGCCATCTGCTCGACGAACGGTCGCAGCAGGGGCTGAGTCTTATCCACCCAGCCGAGGTAATCCGAGCCGGTGGCTACCGAGTTCAGCACGGGGAGCATGCCGGTCTTCTCGCTCCAATCGGTGACCTGCGCGGGCTGGAGGAACCATCCCAGGAAGTCGGCCGCCGCCTTCGTCTTGGCGTCGGAGTTCTGGAAGACCATCGCCTGCTCGCCGCCGAGATTGGTCGCCGGGGCACCATCCTTCGGATACGGCACCTGCGCGGCGCCGAACTCGAACGGTGGGTCGGCGGCCCAGATGCCGACCATCCACGAGCCCTCCTGCGCGGACCCACCCTGCCCCTTCTCGAACTCGCCCCACCGGGCGTAGGGGCTGGCGCCGGAGGAGATCAGATCGACCCAGTACTGCAGGGCCTTCGCACCCTCTGGGGTGTTGAAGGCCGCCGCCGAATTGTCGGCAGTGAGGAACTCGCCGCCCGCCTGCCACAGGTTGACCTGGAAGTTCCAGGTCAGACCCTCGCCGTTGTCGCCGGCCTGCGTATACAGGTCGTACCCGGGCATGCCGGTGGCGTCGAGGATCTTCTTCGCATCAGCCTTGAGCTCATCCCACGTGGTCGGGGGCTTGTCCGGATCGAGGCCCGCCTTCTGGAAGAGGGTCTTGTTGTACATGTAGCCGAGGTTGTTGGCCGAGACAGGAACGGATACCTGCGACCCGTCGATCGTGCCGAATCCGGTGAGCGCCGGATTGATGTCCGAGAGCGTGTCGGCGGGCAGCAGAGGGGACAGATTCGCAAGCGATCCGATCTGCGCGATCTGTGGGACCCAGACGAGATCGCCGATTGCGACATCGGGAAGCGTCTTCGAGGTCGCGGACGCCCGGAGCTTGGTGAGGAAGTCGGCGTTTGGGACGTTCGTGGTGACGATCTTCACACCCGGATGAGAGGCGTTGTAGGAGTCGACCATGGCATCGAAGGTGTCGGCGTTCGTGCCGTCCCAGTAGTGCCAGATCGTCACGGTGGTGGTGTCGGTGGCCGCGCCGGTCGACGGGGAACAGCCGGCGAAGGCGAGGGTGCCGGCCACCCCCACGGCGAGTGCGGCGGTCATTCTGCGGTGCATCATTGCTCCAATCGGGTGGTGTTCTCAGTGGTGTTCGGGGGAGGTCGGATCGGACGACGCCGGCGCGCGCACGGGCAGCGCGAACCAGGCCGTGCTGTCCGAGGCAACGTTGTCTGGTGCGGCCGGAGCCGTGGCGAGGATGAGCTCGCCGGTGGGCCAGATCTCGGGGATGACGAAAGCGTCCGGCCCCGTGTTGACGACGCACAGCGTGCAACCGCGTTGGAACGCGAGCACGTTGCTCACGCCGGTCTCGAGCCAGAGGAGCGGGTCGGTCGGCGCAAACCGCTCGCGGCGCCGCCGGAGAAGCGTGCGGTAGAGCGAGAGCATCGAATCCGGGTCCACGTCCTGCGCCGCTCGCGCGTAGGCTCCGAACCACGCCGGCTGCGGAAGCCAGGTGGCGCTCGCCCCGCTTCCGAAGCCGAAGTCGCCGGGATCCTTCGTCCAGGGCAGCGGGACGCGACATCCGTCTCGGCCAAGATCCGCGCCCGCAGAGCGGAGCCAGATCGGGTCCTGTCTCGATGCCTGCGGCAGATCGAAGACCTCCGGAAGCCCCAACTCCTCGCCCTGATAGAGGTACACGGTGCCGGGCAGCGCCAGCAGCATCGCGACCGCCGCGGCAGCGCGGCGAGACCCCAGAGCGATGTCGACCGATCCGGTGCGGCGCGCCGCCGAGATCATGTCTGACGGATCGACCGCGTCCAGCAGCTGGGTCTGCCCATATCGGGTGACGGTGCGGTGCACGTCATGGTTGGACAGCGTCCAGGCAGGCGGACCCTCGGACGCGGCGAGCCCCGTCGAGATCGCCTCCCGGAGGCGGGCCGCGTCCCACGGCTGGACGAGGAGATCGAAGCTGAACGCCTGATGCAGCTCGTCCGGTCTGAGGTAGGCCGAGAGTCGGCTCGCCGACGGCACCCAGACCTCACCGACGAAGTACTTCGGGTCGGGGTAGGCGTCGCCCACCGCCCGCCAGTCCCGGTAGATCTCGTGCACTTCCGGCTGGTCCCACATCGCTGCATTGTGACCGCCGGTGCCGTCGTCGGCTCCGGGCCAATCGGGCAGCCCCAGCGCTTTGACGTGGCCGTGCGCGACATCGATCCGGAAGCCGTCGACCCCGCGATCGAACCAGAACCGCATGACGTCGCGGAAGTCCTCGGCAACGTCGGGGTTACGCCAGTTGAGGTCGGGTTGCGCGGAGTCGAACGAGTGCAGGTACCACTGGCCCGGTTGCCCGTCGGCTTCGACGATGCGCGTCCACGCAGATCCGCCGAACACGCTCAGCCAGTTGTTGGGCGGAAGCTCGCCGTCGGGCCCGGCGCCGGCGGCGAAGTGGAAGCGTCGACGCTCTCGGCTGCCCGGCCCCGCCCGCAGGGCCGCTTGGAACCAGGCATGCCGGACGGAGCAGTGGTTGGCGACCATGTCCATGAGGACGCGGATGCCGAGGCGATGGGCGTGCGCCACCAGCGCGTCGAAATCCTCGAGCGTGCCGTAGGTGGGATCGATCGCACGGTAGTCCGCGATGTCATAGCCGTGATCAGCCTGGGGCGAGACATAGCAGGGGTTGAGCCAGATGGCGTCGCAGCCGAGGGCGGCGATGTCGGTGAGACCGGCGATGAGTCCGCGGAGGTCACCGATGCCGTCTCCGTCGCTGTCGCGGAACGACCGCAGGTACACCTGGTAGACGACGGCCCCCTGCCACCAGGCAGGAGCGGGAGTGTCGGTGTCGGTGACGGTGACGGTGTCGGTGACGACGCGTGGTTCGAGAAGAGTCATGGAGATTCCTGAGGTGGTGCCCGGGCGGCGCATATGGCGGCCGCACCGCCCGGGCGGCTGTGTCCTTCCGCTCAGAAGGTGGGATAGATGTCGATCGTGCTTCCGCCGGTGCCGGTGAAGTTGCCTCCGCTGGACCAGGTCGCGTCGTCGATCAGCGGTTTGAACTGGAACGTCTGTCCTGCGGGGATGCGCTCGAGTTCGAACTCCCACACGTCACTGGCGACGTTCCTGGCGCCGCGACCCGCGGTCCAGGTGAAGGGATAGGCATCCCCGCGGATCGCGATCGAGTGGCCGAGCCCGGTGTTGTAATGCACGCGGATCTTCGTCGTGTTGCGCGCGGCGGGCGCGTAGGCCGATACGGGCGTCCCCGGTGCGTACACCTTCGACTCGTGCTCACCGAGGCTCACGGTGATCTGCTTGCCCGTGGTGCCACCGGCGGTCACCGTGACCGTGTCGGAGGTGTTCATGAGGTTCGTGAGCACCGTGCCGACGGGCAGCGAGCTCTCGGCGCGCAGCGGGATCGTGCGGGTCTGCGTGTTCCATGAGTTGGACGAGATCGTGATGGCCTCCGCGCCCGTGGAATCGACACGGCGCGAGAACCCGTAGACGTTGGTGTCCGCCCACATCTCGCGCTGGGTGCCGACCTGCAGGGCCGGGTACGCCTTCTTGATCGCGGTTAGACGCTGGATGTGCGTGTAGATCGGAGAGGTCTGGCTGAAGCTGGACATGTCCTTGCGGTTGTCCTTGTTGGCGATCGGCACCTCACTCGCATTCCCGTTGCCGTTATCGGCCTGCTCGGTGCCGTAGTAGATCACCGGCACGCCGCGAGACGTCAGCAGGAACGTGAGCGAGGAGCGCAGGCGCTGATAGTTGTCGTCCGCCCAGGTCAGAAAGCGCGCCCGGTCGTGATTGTCGAGGAAGGTCTCGAGCCGGTTCGGATTCTGGTACTTGTAGTCCTGCGCGAACAGGGTGCTCAGTCCCGTCATGCTCGTGTCAGCGGCGAAGGCGCTGCGGGCGGCGAAGAAGTAGGGGAAGTCGAGGACGCCCCACTCGTAGTTCTGATAAGGCGCGACGTAGTCGACATCGCCGACGAAGACCTCACCGAACGTGGGAACGCCCATTGCCGTCTGAAAACTTGCCAGCCACGACTGGGGGATGGAGCGCGCGGCATCGACACGGATGCCGTCGAAGCCCATGTCGACCCAGTCCTTGTACGTGTTGATCAGGTAGTTCGACACGGTGGGGTTCGACTGGTCGAGATCGTCGAGTCCACCCAGGTCGCAGTTCTCGATCTGCGTCTGGGTCTCTGTGCCGTTGAACAGGCAGTCGCCGTTGTGATGGAAGTAGGCCGGGTTGTCCAGCGGCGACGCGGGCTTGTAGGTGCTCGGGGAGTAGGTCGTCGCCGTACCCGCGAGGTAGTCCGCCGTGTGGTTCGGGACGACGTCGAGGATCATCTTCAGGCCTTTGGCGTGCGCCGTGTCGATCAGGGTCTGAAGTTCTGCGGTGCTGCCGAAGTGCTGGTTGGGCGTGGCGAAGTTCTTGGTGAAGTAGCCGTGGTAGCTGGCCTCCAGCCCGTCGCGCGACAACGGCTGTTGCTCCGACACCGGCGAGATCCAGATGGCCGTCACGCCGAGCCCGGCGATGTAGTCCAGCTTCTGGGTGAGGCCCTTCCAGTCTCCGCCGTGGTAGAAGCCGAGATCCGACGGGTTGTACTCGCCGGCGCCCTGGTTGTTGTTCGTCGAGTCGCCGTCCGAGAAGCGGTCGACGAGGACCTGGTAGATGACGTCGCCTTCCGCCAGCGGGCCGGGCGACGGGACCGCGGTGGTGGCGGCGGCGGGTGCACTGAGCGCGGGGGTGATGAGCAGAGCGGCCACGAAGGTGGCGATCGCCCCGAGGCCGAGCGCCTTTCGGCGTTTCGTCGGAACGGTGGTGTCTTCACGGATCATGCGGTGGACTCCTTACGACTTCGCTGTCGGAGTGCGTACCGGCCGCCAGGCTTGCACGTGTTTACTGGATCGATGCAACACCGTCGGGGACTGCGGTGTCAAGAGCCAGTTCTGACCCGGTCAGCGCCGTCGCGGCAACCGGTCGAGCGCATCCAGCAGCACGTCGGCCGATCGCTGCCACGAGAAGCGCGCGATGTGCGCCGATCCGGCGGCGATGAGCGCGTCACGACGCTCGGGATCGTCGATCGCACGCACCGCGGCGGCGAAAGCCGCGGCATCCGTGCCCGGCGCGTACAGCGCACCGTCGCCGGCGACCTCTCGGAAGATCGGCATGTCGGTGACGACAGCGGGAACGCCCAGCGCGAGAGCCTCTGCCACCGGAAGCCCGTAGCCCTCGTCGAGGGATGCCGAGACCAGCACGGCCCGCTCGGCCAGAAGCCCGGCGTACTCGGCATCCGTCACACCGTTGTGGAAGCGCACCGCACCCCCGCGGCCATCGACGAGACGCTCGAGCTCGGCGCGACGGTCGGGCGAGATGCGCGACAGCAGATGGAGCGTACGTCCGGGAAGCTCCGCCATGGCGCGGATGAGGGTCTCGACGTTCTTGTACCCCATGAACGAGCCCATGTAGACGAGGTTCTCGGCACCGGGCTCGACCCGGACGCCCGCCGGCAGCAGGTCGCCGAGGCGCTGGGGCGCGTTCGGGACGACGATGACGGGCCGCTTCGTCAGGCGCACGCGGGCGAACTCGGCCGCGCTCGTCTCGCTGACGGTGGCGACCAGATCGGCGGCGTTGAGCGTGAGGCGCTGCGGAACGTATGAGAGATGGAACAGCCGCCAGCCGACGCGGACGTACCAGGGAAGGTTCCGCGGGGGCGTGCGATGCCGGTAGTAGATCGTGTCGTGGAGGGTGAGGATCACACCGAAGCGACGGCCGAGCACCCCGATCGTCTGCATCGGTGAGAACAGGGCGTCCGGACGATACCGGTTCAGCAGGAGCGCCGTGAACGGCTCGCGCACCGAGGTGGGGGCGTGGATGCGCACCACGCGGGCACCGCCGGGCAGAAACGCCCGCTGCGCCTCGTCGTGGATCAGGAAGGCGACGTCGACCTCCCGAGCGGGCGCCGCCGCGGCGACGGCCGCCGCAAGCTCGGCCGAGTATCGGCTGATGCCGTCGTGGAAGTCGGTGCGGATGTACCGCGCGTCGAACAGCAGGCGCATGTCAGCCGTCGAGGGGCTCGCCGCGGTAGAGCTTCTCGAACGTGTCGAGAGTCTTCTCGATGTCGTGGATCTCGACGCCGTCGAGCGACGCCTGCTGCATGCGGCGGTACTCCTCGGGCGTCGCCGTCAGCACGCGACGCAGCTTGTCGGCGAGATCGTCGACATCGCCCGGCTCGAACAGGTAGCCGTTCTCGCCGTCGTGGACGAGGTGCGGCAGAGCCACGGCGTTCGCACCGACGACCGGCAGCCCCGAGGCCATCGCCTCCATGGTGGCGATGGACTGCAGCTCGGCGATCGAGGCGATCGCGAAGACGTCGGCGCGCGTGTACGCAGCGCGCAGCTCGTCTTCCTCGACGCGCCCGTAGAACGTGACCCGATCCTGGATGCCGAGGCGCTGCGCGGCCTGCTCGAGCGCGCGCCGCTGATCACCGCCGCCGACGATGTCGAAGGTGATCTCGGGAATCTCCGGCGCGAGCTTGGCGACCGCGGCGAGGGTCACCTCGACGTGCTTCTCGGTCGTCAACCGCCCCACGAACAGCACCCGGTTGTGCGTGCGCGGCTCGAGGTTGGGCGTGTAGTTGCGTTTGTCGATGCCGCAGCTGATCGGGATGACGCCCTCGATGTCGATCGTGTTCTCGAGGAACTCGGCGGCCTTGCGGGTGGGTGTGGTCACTGCGCGGGACATGTCGAAGGTGCGCTTGGCGTCGTCCCACGCGAGCTTGACGACGACCTTGTCCAGCAGAGGGGGAAGGGTCGTGAAGTCGAGGATGTTCTCCGCCATCACGTGGTTCGTCGCGACGACGGGGATGCCGCGCTGTCGCGCGATGCGCGTGAGGGCGCGTCCGAGCACGATGTGCGACTGGCTGTGGACCACGTCGGCGGCCACCTCGTCGAGAAGTCTGCGCGAGTAGTGCTTGGCCATCCACGGCAGCACGAAGCGCAGCCAGTCGTGCGGAGGCCAGCGCCACCCGGGTGGACGGTGCACGGTGATCCGCTGGCCCTCGATGATCTCGTGGAAGGTGCCGTGCACAGAGTGCTTCACGCTCGGCGTCATGACGTGCACGTCGTGCCCACGAGCGGCGAGGCCGGCCGCGAGGCGCTCCGCGAAGCGCGCAGCGCCGTTGACGTCGGGGCTGAAGGTGTCGGCGGCGATGACGATCGTGAGCGGCCGATGAGCGGGGTGCGGGTCGTCGGGTGTCGCGGAGTCGGTCACGGGGTGCGAGGCCTATCTGTGCGGCGGCGGCAAGACCGCGGATCGCGGAGCCACCCCGAGGAGTCTACCCGAGGGCCCCGTTGCCGCCGGGAACCAGCCGCCCCGCGTAACGTGGTGTCATGGCCCGACTCACCGCCGATGCCGACCCGACACGCTGGGTTCCCGTCACCGACTCCTTCGGGCTGCGGGGCCGCCGCGCGCGCAAGAAGGCGATCCGAATGCTGCTGGGTCAGGCCAACGGCATGCTGGGCGCCGAGCCCCGCCCCGGCGGGGCGTTCGCCGCCTGGGCCATGAGCCAAGCCGCGCCCGCACTGATGCGCAAGGCCGCCGGCCGCGTCTTGGTCTGGGTGTGGAGGTCCGACCCCGAGCTGGTCGTCGTCATGGCGCAGATCCAGCAGCTCACCCCGCAGTTGCGCACCGCGCGAGCCATGATGCCGATGGAGTACGACGACACCGAAGACTTCCGCGGAACGTACCTGGGCACGGGAGAACGGCTGGTCATGCCGACGCCGCCGGCCCGGAGCGGCACCGCGACGCCGCCGCCGTTCGCCACCTACACCTGGGACACCGGGACGCATCTGATCACCGTGACGGCGACCGGGGGCGATCGCGAGCGCTTCGGCACGGTGATCCCCGCCGTCGACGAGCTCGCCCGATCGCTCCGGGTCGTCGATGACGTCATCAGCGGCGAAGCGGGGCCGGTGCTGCGGATCGACCCCGCATGATCTTTCTGCAGCCGGCGGACGGCCCCGCCGATCCGCCCTCCTCGCGCCCCCATGCCGGTGTGCTCGGCGGCCAGGTGCACCGCTTCGCGTTCCGCCCCGCGGACGGCGAACAGCGCCTCTGCGCGCCGGGACTGGATGCGCTCCGCTGCACACCCGACACGGTGCTGCACTGGGCGTTCTACGCCGACGGGGATGCCGCGGTCAGCGCACCCTGGGCACCGCTGGCCGTGACGGTCGACGCCCGCGCCGGCGAAGAGCGGCTCAGCGACGACACGCGCGTGCGCGACCGCTACGGCTTTCGCCTCGACGCGGACAGCCAGTTCGCGGCGGCCTGGAGCATGCCCGAGCAGTGGAACGCCGACACCGTGAGCCTCGCCCCCTTCGCAGGGCGGATCGCGGAGGTCGAGATCGTCCTGGGAACGAGCGCGCTCGCGACCGATGCCGGCACCCCCGACGAGGTGACCGGTTTCGTCGAGCTTCGTGTCGAGGAGCTGTCGGCATCCACCCCCTCACCCGCCGAACGCGTGGACACCCGGCGGGGCTCGCACGCCGGCGACCGGTTCTCGCGCGGCAACACGGTGCCGGCGGTCGCGGTGCCCCACGGGTTCACCTTCCTCACCCCGGCGACCGACGCCCGCGACCAGCGCTGGCCGTACCGCCCCTTCGTTCACGACGACGAGCGGGGTCGCCGCGTCGAGGCCGTGCAGTTCTCCCACCAGCCGAGTCCGTGGATCGGCGACCGCGGCGTGCTGCAGGTCATGCCGTTCGACGGCATCCCGGTCTCGGCGCCGACCGCGCGGCGACGTTGGATCGCCCCGGGCAGCGAGCGCGCCCACCCGCACGTCTGGTCGGCGATGCTCGACGGCGGCCTGCGCATCGAGACGACGGCGACCGACCACGTGGGCCTCTTCCGCGTCGAGGGCGACGACTCCGACGCGGAGGTCGGCTTCATCATCGACCAGCCGGGAGCCCACGGCACCGTCATCGCGCAGGGCGACAGCGTGCGGGGCTGGGTGGGCGAGGCCGACCCGTGGTGGGGCAACGGGCCACGGACGTTCTTCGCGGGTGTCGTGCGAGGTCATGCGGCCCGCTCGGGTCGCCTCGATGACGACGGGCGAGGCGAACGCGCGGGCTTCGTCGCCGGCTCGGGCGCCCTCGAGCTGCGAATCGCGATCTCCTTCATCTCCCTCGAGCAGGCACAGCGCGCGCTCGCCCTGGAGGCACCGGAAGAGATGACGTTCGACGAGATCCGCGATCGTTCCCGCGGCGCCTGGGACGCGGTACTCGACAGCGTGCAGATCCCGCAGCTCACGGCATCCGAGCGCCCCTTCCGCGGCCTCGCCGACACCGACCTCCGTGCGCAGCTCGCTTCGGCGCTGTACCGCCTGCACCTCTACCCGAACGCGGCGGAGGAGAACGTCGGATCCGCTGAGAGTGCGCGGTGGGCGTACGCCGAT
The sequence above is a segment of the Microbacterium sp. PM5 genome. Coding sequences within it:
- a CDS encoding ABC transporter substrate-binding protein, which produces MTAALAVGVAGTLAFAGCSPSTGAATDTTTVTIWHYWDGTNADTFDAMVDSYNASHPGVKIVTTNVPNADFLTKLRASATSKTLPDVAIGDLVWVPQIAQIGSLANLSPLLPADTLSDINPALTGFGTIDGSQVSVPVSANNLGYMYNKTLFQKAGLDPDKPPTTWDELKADAKKILDATGMPGYDLYTQAGDNGEGLTWNFQVNLWQAGGEFLTADNSAAAFNTPEGAKALQYWVDLISSGASPYARWGEFEKGQGGSAQEGSWMVGIWAADPPFEFGAAQVPYPKDGAPATNLGGEQAMVFQNSDAKTKAAADFLGWFLQPAQVTDWSEKTGMLPVLNSVATGSDYLGWVDKTQPLLRPFVEQMAVAHARPNTPLYPQISLAFAQQIEKALAGEATVSDALAAAEKAVNAVIAKG
- a CDS encoding glycoside hydrolase family 13 protein, with amino-acid sequence MTLLEPRVVTDTVTVTDTDTPAPAWWQGAVVYQVYLRSFRDSDGDGIGDLRGLIAGLTDIAALGCDAIWLNPCYVSPQADHGYDIADYRAIDPTYGTLEDFDALVAHAHRLGIRVLMDMVANHCSVRHAWFQAALRAGPGSRERRRFHFAAGAGPDGELPPNNWLSVFGGSAWTRIVEADGQPGQWYLHSFDSAQPDLNWRNPDVAEDFRDVMRFWFDRGVDGFRIDVAHGHVKALGLPDWPGADDGTGGHNAAMWDQPEVHEIYRDWRAVGDAYPDPKYFVGEVWVPSASRLSAYLRPDELHQAFSFDLLVQPWDAARLREAISTGLAASEGPPAWTLSNHDVHRTVTRYGQTQLLDAVDPSDMISAARRTGSVDIALGSRRAAAAVAMLLALPGTVYLYQGEELGLPEVFDLPQASRQDPIWLRSAGADLGRDGCRVPLPWTKDPGDFGFGSGASATWLPQPAWFGAYARAAQDVDPDSMLSLYRTLLRRRRERFAPTDPLLWLETGVSNVLAFQRGCTLCVVNTGPDAFVIPEIWPTGELILATAPAAPDNVASDSTAWFALPVRAPASSDPTSPEHH
- a CDS encoding alpha-amylase family glycosyl hydrolase: MIREDTTVPTKRRKALGLGAIATFVAALLITPALSAPAAATTAVPSPGPLAEGDVIYQVLVDRFSDGDSTNNNQGAGEYNPSDLGFYHGGDWKGLTQKLDYIAGLGVTAIWISPVSEQQPLSRDGLEASYHGYFTKNFATPNQHFGSTAELQTLIDTAHAKGLKMILDVVPNHTADYLAGTATTYSPSTYKPASPLDNPAYFHHNGDCLFNGTETQTQIENCDLGGLDDLDQSNPTVSNYLINTYKDWVDMGFDGIRVDAARSIPQSWLASFQTAMGVPTFGEVFVGDVDYVAPYQNYEWGVLDFPYFFAARSAFAADTSMTGLSTLFAQDYKYQNPNRLETFLDNHDRARFLTWADDNYQRLRSSLTFLLTSRGVPVIYYGTEQADNGNGNASEVPIANKDNRKDMSSFSQTSPIYTHIQRLTAIKKAYPALQVGTQREMWADTNVYGFSRRVDSTGAEAITISSNSWNTQTRTIPLRAESSLPVGTVLTNLMNTSDTVTVTAGGTTGKQITVSLGEHESKVYAPGTPVSAYAPAARNTTKIRVHYNTGLGHSIAIRGDAYPFTWTAGRGARNVASDVWEFELERIPAGQTFQFKPLIDDATWSSGGNFTGTGGSTIDIYPTF
- a CDS encoding glycosyltransferase; the protein is MRLLFDARYIRTDFHDGISRYSAELAAAVAAAAPAREVDVAFLIHDEAQRAFLPGGARVVRIHAPTSVREPFTALLLNRYRPDALFSPMQTIGVLGRRFGVILTLHDTIYYRHRTPPRNLPWYVRVGWRLFHLSYVPQRLTLNAADLVATVSETSAAEFARVRLTKRPVIVVPNAPQRLGDLLPAGVRVEPGAENLVYMGSFMGYKNVETLIRAMAELPGRTLHLLSRISPDRRAELERLVDGRGGAVRFHNGVTDAEYAGLLAERAVLVSASLDEGYGLPVAEALALGVPAVVTDMPIFREVAGDGALYAPGTDAAAFAAAVRAIDDPERRDALIAAGSAHIARFSWQRSADVLLDALDRLPRRR
- a CDS encoding glycosyltransferase, with translation MTDSATPDDPHPAHRPLTIVIAADTFSPDVNGAARFAERLAAGLAARGHDVHVMTPSVKHSVHGTFHEIIEGQRITVHRPPGWRWPPHDWLRFVLPWMAKHYSRRLLDEVAADVVHSQSHIVLGRALTRIARQRGIPVVATNHVMAENILDFTTLPPLLDKVVVKLAWDDAKRTFDMSRAVTTPTRKAAEFLENTIDIEGVIPISCGIDKRNYTPNLEPRTHNRVLFVGRLTTEKHVEVTLAAVAKLAPEIPEITFDIVGGGDQRRALEQAAQRLGIQDRVTFYGRVEEDELRAAYTRADVFAIASIAELQSIATMEAMASGLPVVGANAVALPHLVHDGENGYLFEPGDVDDLADKLRRVLTATPEEYRRMQQASLDGVEIHDIEKTLDTFEKLYRGEPLDG